In Cupriavidus basilensis, the following proteins share a genomic window:
- a CDS encoding MaoC family dehydratase — MKQEMIDRATLRTKGYWYEDFETGRVFEHHWGRTLSQAESAIFTSLTLHFNPLYTNAEYARALGHADTPLNPYLVFNTVFGLSVQDLSENGVAFLGVDELKFHEPVMPGDTITARSTVVQRRPSQSNPKTGIATWHTEGFNQHGKRVCDFLRSNLILRRDLVSEQTAQC; from the coding sequence ATGAAGCAAGAGATGATAGATCGAGCTACTTTGCGCACGAAGGGCTATTGGTACGAAGATTTCGAAACGGGGCGCGTTTTTGAACACCATTGGGGACGAACACTGTCGCAAGCTGAAAGCGCTATCTTCACGTCTCTGACGCTACATTTTAATCCGCTCTACACGAATGCAGAGTATGCACGCGCGTTGGGGCATGCTGATACCCCGTTGAATCCATACCTTGTATTCAACACGGTGTTTGGATTGTCGGTGCAAGACCTCAGCGAGAACGGCGTGGCATTCCTCGGCGTTGATGAGTTGAAGTTTCACGAGCCGGTCATGCCCGGCGATACGATCACCGCTCGCTCCACTGTGGTGCAACGCCGCCCGTCACAGAGCAATCCGAAGACCGGTATCGCGACCTGGCATACCGAGGGCTTCAATCAGCATGGCAAGAGGGTGTGCGATTTCTTGCGATCGAATCTCATTTTGCGAAGAGATCTTGTATCGGAGCAAACTGCCCAATGTTGA
- a CDS encoding MaoC family dehydratase — protein MKIHTLTGVDNYFEDFQVGDAMKHARSKTLEPLEQVLITNIVMNSAAGHFDEEMMKGTAFGKRLSFGGVNIAMFVGLASQDTAENAICELGMDKIRLKGPVFHGDTLTAYTEVIEKRPAEREDAGIVHFRHYGVKQDGSEVFEAERTVLIKRRSHWGIR, from the coding sequence ATGAAAATCCATACCCTGACCGGTGTCGACAACTACTTCGAGGACTTTCAAGTGGGCGATGCAATGAAGCACGCACGCTCGAAGACACTTGAACCGCTCGAACAAGTTCTTATAACCAATATTGTTATGAACAGCGCTGCTGGCCATTTTGATGAAGAGATGATGAAGGGCACAGCATTCGGGAAACGCCTAAGCTTTGGGGGTGTCAACATCGCAATGTTTGTTGGTCTGGCCAGCCAAGACACAGCGGAGAATGCGATATGTGAGTTGGGCATGGACAAAATTCGGCTGAAGGGACCGGTGTTCCACGGTGACACATTGACTGCCTATACCGAGGTAATCGAGAAACGTCCAGCGGAACGCGAAGATGCCGGTATTGTCCACTTCAGGCACTATGGCGTGAAGCAGGATGGTTCCGAGGTATTCGAGGCGGAGAGGACGGTACTCATCAAGCGTCGATCGCATTGGGGGATCCGTTGA
- a CDS encoding CaiB/BaiF CoA transferase family protein, whose amino-acid sequence MSTAGFGALDGVRVIDMTQMLAGPFSTQLLADHGAEVIKIEPVDGEGSRKTGPFCDDDLRREFGGYFASVNRNKKSIALDLKQPDAREALLRLTDRADVLVENYRAGVMDRLNLGYEVLRARNPKLIYAAIRGFGDGRTGKSPYVDWPAFDVVAQAMGGLMGINGPDAATPMKVGPGVGDLVPAMLCAFGIVSALHSATKTGEGQFVDVAMADSVLALCERIIHQKSFQNLTPHPEGNKHPLLAPFGMFRAQDGFITLAAHTDAWWRVLCRLISREDLIVDSRTATADARIKNRDFLYAEVERFTSHKTKRQLLELLGGKLPFGPVYDVDEILADPHFTHREMIVEVPHPGVERNVRIAGIPVKMSATPGKVHTRAPLLGEHTDLLLREIGYADTEIRALRELRTIA is encoded by the coding sequence ATGTCGACCGCGGGCTTCGGCGCGCTCGATGGCGTGCGGGTTATCGATATGACCCAAATGCTTGCGGGGCCGTTCTCTACACAACTGCTTGCAGACCACGGCGCCGAAGTGATCAAGATCGAACCTGTCGACGGAGAAGGAAGTCGTAAGACGGGCCCATTCTGTGACGACGATTTGCGGCGCGAGTTCGGAGGATATTTCGCTTCTGTTAATCGAAACAAGAAGTCCATTGCACTGGACTTGAAGCAACCCGATGCCCGTGAAGCGTTACTGCGACTGACGGACCGCGCCGATGTGCTGGTGGAGAACTACCGCGCCGGGGTAATGGATCGACTAAACCTCGGTTATGAGGTTCTACGGGCACGCAATCCAAAGCTGATCTATGCGGCAATTCGGGGCTTTGGAGACGGCCGGACTGGAAAAAGCCCATATGTTGATTGGCCAGCTTTCGACGTCGTCGCACAAGCGATGGGTGGATTGATGGGGATTAACGGACCGGACGCCGCAACGCCGATGAAGGTGGGGCCGGGCGTTGGTGATTTGGTACCCGCTATGCTGTGTGCATTTGGGATTGTTTCTGCCCTCCATAGCGCTACGAAGACTGGGGAAGGTCAGTTTGTCGATGTCGCAATGGCAGACAGTGTGTTGGCGCTATGCGAACGGATCATTCATCAGAAGTCCTTCCAAAACCTGACACCGCACCCGGAAGGAAATAAACATCCTTTGCTTGCACCGTTCGGCATGTTTCGAGCACAGGACGGTTTTATCACCCTGGCCGCGCACACCGATGCTTGGTGGAGAGTACTGTGCCGGCTGATCTCCCGCGAGGATCTGATTGTCGACAGTCGTACAGCAACTGCTGACGCTCGTATCAAGAACCGAGACTTTCTATATGCCGAGGTGGAGCGTTTCACTTCGCATAAGACCAAGCGGCAGCTGTTGGAGCTGTTGGGGGGGAAACTGCCTTTTGGGCCCGTTTACGACGTCGACGAGATTCTCGCCGACCCACATTTCACGCATCGCGAAATGATCGTGGAAGTACCGCATCCGGGAGTAGAGAGGAACGTCCGGATTGCGGGCATTCCGGTCAAGATGAGCGCCACACCTGGGAAGGTTCACACCCGCGCGCCCTTGCTCGGCGAGCACACCGATCTGTTGCTTCGTGAAATCGGCTATGCCGACACGGAGATCCGCGCGCTGCGAGAGCTGCGCACAATTGCCTAA
- a CDS encoding HpcH/HpaI aldolase/citrate lyase family protein yields the protein MMHQTSPRPTRRRRVQLATPGSSEKMMEKAASSNADHVFLDLEDAVAPNQKVAARKKIIDALNHLDWQGKVRCVRINDLSTEYAYEDIIEIVEGAGHNLDTIMMTKVNGPADVLFADRLLSMMEKKLRLPRRIGLEALIEEVPGLQNVEAIAQSTERLECLIFGMGDFSAAMGVNLESIGNTGGYPGDIWHYARFRLIMACRAADIDPVDGPWAEFRDSEGYRNECRRAGTLGCVGKWAIHPSQIEIALAEFSPDPAKVAQARKLESAYVQAEAEGLGAINVDGVMVDVATMRLLRNTVLKKAQMYGL from the coding sequence ATGATGCACCAAACCTCCCCGCGGCCAACGCGCCGCCGTCGTGTCCAGTTGGCAACGCCTGGCTCGTCCGAAAAGATGATGGAGAAGGCGGCGTCCAGCAACGCCGATCATGTCTTCCTAGACTTGGAAGACGCTGTCGCCCCCAACCAGAAGGTAGCAGCAAGAAAGAAGATTATTGACGCACTGAATCATCTCGATTGGCAAGGAAAGGTACGCTGCGTCCGCATCAATGACTTGTCGACCGAGTATGCCTATGAGGATATCATTGAGATCGTCGAAGGGGCCGGTCATAACCTCGACACCATTATGATGACGAAGGTGAACGGGCCTGCGGACGTACTTTTTGCCGACCGTTTGCTATCGATGATGGAGAAGAAGCTGCGTCTTCCCCGGCGTATCGGTCTGGAGGCGCTTATCGAGGAAGTGCCGGGCCTGCAGAATGTGGAGGCGATCGCGCAGTCGACTGAGCGACTGGAATGCTTGATTTTCGGCATGGGCGATTTTTCCGCCGCAATGGGTGTCAATCTTGAATCCATTGGTAACACCGGTGGTTACCCCGGTGATATCTGGCATTACGCGCGTTTTCGGCTCATCATGGCTTGCCGTGCCGCTGACATCGATCCCGTGGATGGGCCGTGGGCGGAATTCCGTGACTCCGAGGGATATCGCAATGAGTGCAGGCGCGCCGGCACGCTCGGCTGCGTCGGGAAGTGGGCGATCCATCCCAGCCAGATTGAAATCGCGCTAGCCGAGTTCAGCCCGGATCCAGCCAAGGTAGCGCAAGCGCGTAAGCTAGAAAGTGCTTATGTACAGGCGGAAGCCGAGGGCTTGGGCGCCATTAATGTCGATGGGGTCATGGTTGATGTGGCGACCATGCGGCTCCTACGCAATACAGTGCTGAAAAAGGCGCAAATGTATGGTCTGTAG
- a CDS encoding IclR family transcriptional regulator → MDADLSKGEESGVIKSAKRVLEVFEFFAERRRPISVGELAAALNYPQSSSSVLLKSLVKLRYLDYDRNARLYAPTMRVALLGGWVHDQLFTEASLSKVIDGLHEASGQTVMLGMRNDAYVQYIYLVQGANTEIPWYIKPGSLRPLARSALGKVLLSRETDVNAMLLLRRINAEESDPANRVPSADLLRELDMIRQQGYAYTEGTVNPSAGVIAIELPTPASQPPMAVGIGAAIEVLRANRQTYLDMLREAVAPYQLKPQR, encoded by the coding sequence GTGGATGCTGATCTCTCCAAAGGTGAGGAAAGCGGTGTGATTAAATCCGCCAAGCGAGTGCTCGAAGTATTCGAGTTTTTCGCCGAGCGTCGACGTCCCATCTCCGTCGGGGAATTGGCAGCGGCGCTGAACTATCCGCAATCCAGTAGCTCGGTACTACTCAAAAGCTTAGTGAAACTACGCTACCTGGACTACGATCGAAATGCGAGACTGTACGCACCGACGATGCGGGTTGCCCTCCTCGGCGGATGGGTTCATGACCAGCTATTCACTGAAGCAAGTCTTTCTAAGGTCATCGATGGATTGCACGAGGCGTCTGGGCAGACCGTAATGCTTGGCATGCGGAATGACGCCTATGTGCAATATATCTATTTAGTTCAAGGGGCGAACACAGAGATTCCCTGGTATATCAAGCCTGGCTCCTTGCGTCCTTTAGCGCGCTCTGCACTTGGTAAAGTGCTGTTGAGCCGCGAGACCGATGTGAACGCAATGCTGCTATTGCGCCGGATCAATGCCGAAGAGTCAGATCCTGCTAATCGGGTACCCTCGGCCGATCTGCTTCGTGAGCTGGATATGATCCGACAACAAGGCTACGCGTACACCGAAGGTACAGTTAATCCATCTGCCGGTGTCATCGCGATTGAGTTGCCGACTCCCGCGAGTCAGCCGCCGATGGCGGTCGGGATAGGTGCTGCGATAGAAGTGTTACGTGCGAACCGTCAAACGTATCTCGATATGTTGAGAGAAGCAGTAGCGCCCTACCAGTTGAAGCCCCAACGTTGA
- the nadB gene encoding L-aspartate oxidase — protein MHRNQALAMPPAALFDVAIVGSGLAGLTAALELAQRYDVALVSKTALTQGASVLAQGGVSAVLDRRDSFADHIGDTLCAGAGLSDEAAARYIVERGPEAVAWLRSHGVDFTPDDHAESGLHLTREGGHSQRRVVHAADATGRAIMEALGAKVRSHRRIKIFEHHFAVDLLTSGVPGSSNHTCVGLHVLDVRTGSTKTIAAASTVLATGGAGHVFLHTTNPASASGDGIAMAWRAGCRVANMEFVQFHPTSLYHPVGDTFLVSEAVRGEGGLLKRVHDGQRFMLAYDPAAELATRDVVARAIEQEMAKYGAKYVYLDIRHRSASFLTSHFPTIFARCKAIGIDITRDPIPVVPAAHYTCGGVLTDLSGRTDLAGLYAVGETGCTGLHGANRLASNSLLECIVIARAAAQKIAEQTTDTLANSTLPQLHCGIRPRPDERLATEFENLSINSTITTLRELMSTHAGIVRSNERLHQAQAEINRMYREHERRRRKAPASSTSLVLRNMIDVAQLIVTSALARHESRGLHFSLDYPFAGAEPAPTVLRP, from the coding sequence ATGCACAGAAATCAGGCTCTCGCGATGCCACCAGCCGCCTTATTCGATGTAGCCATTGTCGGGAGCGGGCTTGCTGGTCTTACGGCTGCCTTGGAACTGGCACAGCGCTACGATGTAGCACTCGTCAGCAAGACAGCATTAACACAAGGGGCAAGTGTGCTGGCGCAAGGAGGCGTGTCCGCGGTGCTGGATAGGCGCGACAGCTTCGCAGATCATATCGGCGATACTCTTTGCGCAGGCGCCGGGCTGAGCGACGAAGCGGCAGCACGCTATATTGTCGAGCGGGGTCCCGAAGCGGTCGCGTGGCTACGATCCCATGGCGTCGACTTCACGCCGGACGACCATGCCGAATCCGGACTACATCTGACGCGTGAAGGTGGCCACAGTCAACGCCGCGTTGTTCACGCCGCTGACGCAACTGGCCGCGCCATCATGGAGGCGCTGGGCGCCAAAGTTCGCAGCCATCGAAGAATCAAAATCTTCGAGCACCATTTCGCGGTAGATCTGCTCACTTCGGGAGTCCCCGGTTCGTCCAATCATACCTGCGTGGGACTTCACGTTCTGGATGTTCGCACCGGCAGCACAAAGACGATTGCGGCAGCCAGTACCGTTCTGGCAACGGGGGGCGCAGGCCATGTCTTCCTTCACACAACAAATCCAGCCTCAGCGTCCGGCGATGGAATCGCGATGGCCTGGCGTGCAGGCTGCCGCGTTGCCAACATGGAGTTCGTGCAGTTTCATCCCACGTCCCTGTACCATCCGGTCGGAGATACCTTTCTAGTTTCCGAAGCGGTTCGCGGCGAAGGTGGACTTCTCAAGCGCGTCCACGACGGCCAACGCTTCATGCTCGCGTATGACCCTGCGGCCGAGCTGGCGACCCGCGATGTTGTAGCGCGCGCCATCGAGCAGGAAATGGCCAAATACGGGGCGAAGTATGTTTACCTAGACATTCGACATCGCTCGGCGTCCTTCCTGACATCACACTTTCCGACGATCTTCGCACGTTGCAAGGCAATCGGCATTGACATCACTCGGGATCCAATTCCAGTTGTCCCGGCGGCCCACTACACCTGCGGAGGAGTGCTGACCGACCTGTCTGGACGCACTGACCTCGCCGGACTGTACGCTGTAGGCGAAACCGGATGCACCGGCCTTCATGGCGCCAATCGGCTGGCCAGCAATTCTCTACTTGAATGCATCGTGATTGCGCGCGCAGCGGCACAGAAGATTGCGGAGCAGACAACCGATACGCTGGCGAACTCAACGCTGCCACAACTGCATTGTGGCATTCGACCGCGACCAGATGAGAGACTGGCTACGGAATTTGAGAATTTATCGATCAATTCCACTATAACCACGCTGCGCGAACTTATGTCAACTCATGCCGGCATCGTCCGGTCCAACGAACGGCTCCATCAAGCGCAGGCGGAAATTAACAGAATGTATCGCGAGCACGAGCGTAGGAGAAGAAAGGCCCCTGCCAGCTCGACATCGCTAGTCTTGCGGAATATGATTGACGTCGCACAACTCATCGTCACAAGCGCCCTAGCACGCCACGAAAGTCGCGGCCTGCACTTCAGCTTGGACTACCCATTCGCCGGAGCCGAGCCCGCCCCCACGGTCTTGCGGCCATGA
- a CDS encoding class I adenylate-forming enzyme family protein: MIITELFDLAVAAHPDRAFLIDGKRTLTYRDVQDASLGVAAGLQAIGFGEGARGAVLSVNDSSAIVCILGLLRSGVVWLPVNPRNAICENTRALQIFKCNVLFFHSSFLELLPQILSGAPCIQSVICIDRDDTDYPRMGSWMPSQQPAYRSLPPDPDRLAAISVTSGTTGKPKGVMLTERNFVAFTLGYAQLLHEDTPPVFLAAAPITHVAGRMCFPVMHLGGTVVLLPSAEPQAILKAIQHYKITRLFLPPTAIYNLLDQPNVRAIDYSSLKYFVFGGAPMAIARLKEAIDVFGPVMTQGYGQTEAPMLIAQMYPQDYFVSGEIAPDSRLMSCGRPTAAADVAIMDEGGNVLPPGMEGEIVVRGAFVMSGYENDLAATAEVSAFGWHHTGDIGCFDADGFLFIVDRKKDMIISGGFNVYPAEIERVLLDQPGVQDCAVIGVPDAKWGEAVKAVVQPVPGHEVDPTLLQAVCRTNLGGVKTPKSIEIWSSLPRNEAGKVLKREIRRQFWVDKDRRI, translated from the coding sequence ATGATAATCACTGAGCTATTCGATCTGGCCGTTGCGGCTCATCCTGATCGCGCCTTTTTAATTGACGGCAAAAGAACTCTGACTTATCGAGATGTACAGGACGCTTCCTTGGGCGTCGCGGCGGGACTGCAAGCTATTGGTTTCGGAGAAGGGGCGCGCGGCGCAGTCCTGTCTGTCAATGATTCATCAGCGATTGTATGTATCCTTGGGCTGCTAAGATCCGGTGTTGTTTGGTTGCCAGTCAATCCGAGAAACGCAATTTGCGAAAATACTCGAGCGTTGCAAATATTCAAATGCAACGTACTTTTTTTTCACAGTAGTTTTCTTGAATTGCTGCCCCAGATTCTTTCCGGCGCGCCGTGTATCCAGAGTGTCATCTGTATTGATAGAGACGATACCGACTATCCCCGCATGGGATCGTGGATGCCATCTCAACAGCCCGCATATCGCTCGTTGCCACCTGACCCTGATCGCCTTGCTGCTATAAGTGTGACGAGTGGCACGACCGGCAAGCCAAAAGGTGTGATGCTGACAGAGCGGAACTTTGTGGCGTTTACCCTCGGCTACGCACAGCTCCTACATGAGGATACGCCGCCTGTATTTCTTGCCGCAGCACCAATCACCCATGTCGCTGGTCGCATGTGTTTCCCGGTAATGCACCTCGGCGGTACGGTAGTGCTACTGCCTTCTGCTGAGCCTCAGGCCATCCTTAAAGCGATCCAGCATTACAAGATTACGCGGCTTTTTCTACCTCCGACGGCGATCTACAACTTGCTGGACCAGCCCAATGTGCGCGCGATCGACTATTCGTCTCTGAAGTACTTCGTTTTCGGTGGCGCTCCTATGGCTATTGCGAGGCTGAAGGAGGCGATTGACGTGTTCGGCCCTGTGATGACACAGGGCTACGGCCAAACGGAAGCCCCAATGCTGATTGCACAAATGTATCCTCAGGATTACTTCGTGAGCGGGGAGATCGCGCCCGACAGTCGGCTCATGTCGTGCGGCCGGCCGACTGCCGCAGCCGATGTGGCAATCATGGACGAGGGCGGGAACGTACTGCCTCCCGGTATGGAAGGGGAAATCGTCGTGCGGGGAGCGTTTGTGATGTCTGGCTACGAGAATGATCTCGCGGCCACGGCCGAAGTCTCCGCATTCGGATGGCACCACACCGGGGATATCGGCTGCTTCGATGCTGATGGCTTTCTCTTCATCGTGGATCGTAAAAAGGACATGATCATATCCGGTGGATTTAACGTCTATCCTGCCGAGATAGAACGGGTGCTCTTAGATCAACCTGGTGTTCAGGACTGCGCTGTAATTGGTGTTCCCGACGCCAAGTGGGGGGAAGCGGTGAAGGCGGTTGTTCAACCAGTTCCCGGCCACGAGGTCGATCCGACGCTCCTGCAGGCCGTTTGCCGGACAAATCTGGGAGGCGTGAAAACGCCAAAGTCCATCGAGATCTGGTCATCGCTCCCGCGAAACGAGGCGGGTAAAGTCCTGAAGCGAGAAATCCGACGGCAATTTTGGGTCGACAAAGACCGGCGTATCTGA
- a CDS encoding porin has product MRMAAVCMALGITCGFDANAQSNITLYGVVDTNIEYVNHYSTVTPSVANGFATGPAANRVAMMPGGLSGSRWGLRGTEELGGGLQALFVLESGFGVDDGKLQQGGRIFGRQAFVGLNSAMGQLTFGRQYSTMFDTISNFAPSRYATQYEPAIALLGLGYRADNSLKYVGKFGGFNLEGHWSFGNGVAGAGEVPGQFRRDTSYGGAVSYESGPLGFALVYDQYNPTLTASGATGTFKKVAGAASYAIGDAKLMGGYRWGRSDGASGDTLLRDNYYWIGVTYQVTAPWGISLAYYYDDVRELAGNNINNPWQVTFITNYSFSKRTDVYLTTAYVKNSGINFDTSAINFANGYFLGQGKNDMFAAAIGIRHKF; this is encoded by the coding sequence ATGCGAATGGCCGCCGTGTGCATGGCGCTTGGTATCACTTGTGGTTTCGATGCCAACGCGCAATCTAATATTACCTTGTATGGCGTGGTTGATACGAACATTGAGTATGTGAATCACTATTCCACCGTCACGCCATCGGTGGCTAATGGATTTGCTACGGGGCCTGCTGCGAACCGCGTGGCGATGATGCCGGGCGGTCTGTCGGGTTCGCGCTGGGGCTTGCGGGGGACCGAAGAGCTGGGCGGAGGTTTGCAGGCATTATTTGTGCTCGAGAGTGGCTTTGGTGTAGACGACGGGAAACTGCAGCAAGGTGGGCGAATCTTCGGCCGCCAAGCCTTTGTAGGTTTGAATAGTGCGATGGGTCAGCTCACCTTTGGGCGGCAATACTCGACCATGTTCGACACCATTTCCAATTTCGCACCGTCGCGCTATGCCACTCAGTATGAGCCCGCGATCGCACTACTCGGATTAGGATATCGCGCTGACAATAGTCTCAAATACGTGGGCAAGTTCGGCGGTTTCAACCTGGAAGGCCACTGGTCTTTTGGTAATGGCGTCGCGGGTGCAGGTGAAGTGCCGGGACAATTCCGGCGAGATACTAGCTATGGTGGGGCAGTATCGTATGAAAGTGGTCCGCTCGGTTTCGCGCTTGTATATGACCAATATAATCCGACGCTGACAGCGTCTGGCGCAACCGGTACCTTCAAAAAGGTAGCCGGTGCGGCTAGTTATGCGATCGGTGATGCCAAATTGATGGGTGGCTACCGCTGGGGGCGGAGTGACGGCGCGAGCGGCGATACTCTATTGCGCGACAACTATTACTGGATCGGTGTGACCTATCAGGTGACCGCTCCGTGGGGTATTTCTCTGGCATATTACTACGACGACGTGCGCGAATTGGCGGGCAATAATATTAATAATCCTTGGCAGGTAACATTCATTACAAACTACAGCTTTTCGAAGCGAACCGATGTTTATCTGACGACGGCATATGTCAAAAATTCCGGGATCAACTTTGACACATCCGCCATCAACTTCGCAAATGGCTACTTCCTCGGCCAAGGTAAGAACGATATGTTCGCAGCGGCCATTGGTATTCGGCATAAATTCTGA
- a CDS encoding HpcH/HpaI aldolase/citrate lyase family protein, producing the protein MANLILKKHLNMSRNRHRRSVLYTPGANVRALEKAKLLNADGFILDLEDAVAPDAKEDARENVARAIESGGYGGKEVLVRINSLDTKWGKGDLEIVARSAADGIVIPKVESAENVREVRAIMIEVGAPESMRIWCMIETPRGVLRAEEIAGSDAQLGGLIMGTSDLAKELGCAHTRMRLPMLASLGRCVLVARAYGLSILDGVHLDLDDAKGFQLSCEQGREFGFNGKTLIHPKTIDKANEIFSPNQDELNWAKKIIAAYRQGVAEGKGVVVVDGHLIENLHVAAAQELLEISKALSDSTGEA; encoded by the coding sequence ATGGCAAACTTAATTCTTAAAAAGCATTTAAACATGTCTCGAAATAGACATCGTCGATCGGTACTTTACACGCCCGGCGCAAATGTGCGCGCGCTTGAGAAAGCGAAACTGCTAAATGCAGACGGATTTATTCTAGACCTAGAAGATGCCGTGGCGCCGGATGCAAAGGAAGATGCGCGCGAAAATGTGGCACGTGCTATTGAAAGTGGAGGTTATGGTGGGAAGGAGGTTCTCGTACGCATCAATAGCCTCGACACGAAATGGGGGAAAGGCGATCTTGAAATAGTTGCTCGGAGTGCGGCCGACGGCATTGTGATTCCGAAAGTCGAAAGCGCGGAGAATGTCCGTGAGGTGCGGGCAATCATGATCGAAGTCGGGGCCCCGGAGTCAATGCGGATCTGGTGCATGATCGAAACTCCAAGAGGAGTTCTTCGAGCGGAAGAGATAGCTGGGAGTGACGCGCAACTGGGCGGCTTGATCATGGGTACCAGCGACCTTGCGAAGGAATTGGGGTGCGCGCACACGCGAATGCGTTTGCCGATGCTCGCCAGTTTAGGAAGATGCGTGCTTGTGGCGCGAGCGTACGGCCTGAGCATTTTGGACGGGGTTCATCTGGATCTCGATGACGCAAAAGGCTTTCAGCTATCTTGTGAACAAGGCAGGGAGTTCGGTTTTAATGGTAAGACCCTGATTCATCCGAAGACCATAGATAAAGCAAATGAAATTTTCTCTCCAAATCAAGATGAACTGAATTGGGCGAAAAAGATCATTGCAGCCTACCGGCAGGGGGTTGCCGAAGGTAAAGGAGTTGTTGTCGTGGACGGTCACCTCATTGAAAACTTGCACGTTGCGGCCGCGCAAGAGCTACTAGAAATAAGCAAAGCGCTATCGGATAGCACTGGCGAGGCATGA
- a CDS encoding enoyl-CoA hydratase/isomerase family protein, with translation MIRKVFVENQGAVSVITMDASPGLNTVDPEFCAQMLAALDEATHSPNTRTVVLQGSRKLFSAGGSLPYIKHTLESPGELLASLIDAFHEVILTIRRIPIPVIASVHGAAAGAGFSLAMACDLIVAADTARFVVGYSKLGTSSDGGLTFQLSRRLGSRRAMEVFLLMESLDAALACEMGLVNRVTNEIDLRRDTLLLAERLAAQEPEAVCAIKGLLNLSTGPGLEEHLQREKHAFLRCAATPEFRERVMNFGGPVNKG, from the coding sequence ATGATCAGAAAGGTATTTGTAGAGAATCAGGGTGCGGTTTCAGTTATCACGATGGACGCTTCCCCAGGGCTGAATACAGTGGATCCGGAATTCTGCGCTCAGATGCTGGCAGCGCTTGATGAGGCAACTCATTCGCCTAACACACGAACCGTTGTGCTACAAGGATCGCGAAAACTATTTTCCGCTGGGGGGAGTCTGCCTTATATAAAGCATACACTCGAAAGCCCAGGCGAACTTCTGGCTTCGTTAATCGATGCCTTTCATGAAGTGATTTTGACCATCCGCAGGATTCCAATTCCCGTGATCGCGAGCGTGCACGGTGCGGCCGCTGGAGCTGGGTTTTCGCTCGCAATGGCTTGTGACCTGATTGTCGCCGCGGACACGGCGCGCTTCGTTGTCGGATATTCAAAGTTGGGGACCTCAAGTGATGGTGGGCTGACATTCCAGCTTTCCAGGAGGCTCGGTTCGCGGCGCGCAATGGAGGTATTTTTGCTCATGGAATCATTGGACGCTGCCCTTGCTTGCGAGATGGGGTTGGTGAACCGTGTAACAAACGAAATCGACTTGCGAAGGGACACCTTGCTACTGGCGGAGAGGCTGGCCGCTCAGGAGCCGGAGGCAGTTTGCGCGATCAAAGGCCTGCTCAATTTGTCCACAGGACCGGGTCTGGAAGAGCATTTGCAGCGAGAAAAGCACGCGTTTCTACGCTGTGCTGCGACTCCAGAGTTCCGAGAGCGTGTAATGAACTTTGGCGGTCCGGTCAATAAAGGCTAA